Within Lentimicrobium sp. L6, the genomic segment TAAAAGATGTGCTATTCCAACATTTTGAGCTGTTTCAATAACGATATTCAAATCTTTTTTCTGTAGATTCCCCCAAAAGCCAGTATATGGATATCTTCCCAAGGAAATCACATCCTGGGCACTCATTTGTGGAATGTCTAATTGCTCTGTAAGTACCAGAGCTAATTTCCTTGAAAATTCTTGCTGATTGAATTTAGAGATTGGAGTGTCGCCAATGATCATTTCGCCAGAAAGCTCAGCTTGGATTCTACCCAATGTTTTTAAAAAAGTTGATTTTCCGACTCCATTAGGACCAATTAAGCAAATTAATTCTCCAGCATATAGGCTTAGATTCAGATGGCTTTGTATGACTTTCTTTTGGTCCTTTATTTGATAGCCGATCTCCAGATCTTTTATTTCCAAGAGTTTCTTTTTCATGAAGTCGACATGTTAATTCTGTTATTTTTTATCAAAAACCATATTACCAATGGCGCTCCAAATAAGGAGGTTACCGTGTTTATCGGAATGGCTTGTTCAAGCGATGGTAGTCGAGCAATTAGGTTGCAAGATAGGGCTATGGCCATTCCTGTGAGGATAATTCCAGGTAATAATATTTTATGTTCTGAAGTTTTAAAAAGCATTCTACTCAAATGTGGAACTGCCAGCCCAATAAAAGCAATGGGTCCGGTATAAGCGGTAGCTACCGCCGTTAACAATCCTGCAATTACGATCAGGCTGACTCTTAGTTTTTTTACATTTACGCCTAGATTTGTGGCGTAATGTTCCCCTAGTAGCATGAGGTTTAATGGCTTAACAAAGAAGAAGCTTGCCACAATTCCCGACAATATCAAACTAGCAAATAATGTCATTTGATGCATGCTCACTTGACTAAAACTTCCCAATCCCCAAATCACAAAAGAGTGAACTTCTTGTTCATGGCTAATGAATTGAAGGAACCCAATGAATGAAGATGCCGCATAACCTATCATGAGTCCTATTATAAGTAGTGAGACGTTGCTTTTAACAAATCGTGCAAAGAGAAGCACGAGCCCGAGAGTTAAAAAAGCACCCACAAAGGCTGCAATCACTATGCTGAATTGTTGCAAATAACTAGAAATAAGAACTAAACTACCAGCTCCACCCAATAATGTTAAAATAGCAACACCCATACTGGCTCCTGCACTAATTCCTAATATGCCTGGCCCTGCCAAAGGGTTTCTAAATAATGTTTGCATTAAAAGCCCAGCCACCGATAAAGCTGCTCCTGTTAGAAGTGCTGTAATAGCCTGTGGTAATCGAGAAGTTAATATAATTAATTGGGAAATTCTCTCGGTTTCTGCTGATGGGAAGAGTAGTGTTTCTAAAATCTCAGAAAAAGGAATATGAATAGATCCAAATACCAGATTAGCAAAGAAGAGTATCAGGTTTAGTACAATTAGGGCAATGATAAGCCGAATTGATTTGCCTTTAAAAGTTTTTACACTTTGATTATTAGGATTATCCCGTAATGTCATTGTCTTTTTGATACCTTTAAATTGTTTTCGTTCAAATTTTGTGCTAAATTAGCTTAAAATATTTAATATGATACTCATTGCAGATAGCGGATCAACAAAAACTGATTGGGTACTTTGGATACCAAAGACTAATGAAGTTTTCAAATATAAAACCAAAGGGCTCAATCCATACTTTACCAAATCATCAGAAATTACAGAGGAGATGCGAGAACATTTTGCCTCTGATGATTTAATTCAGCTTAAAGAAATTTTCTTCTATGGTTCTGGTTGTGGAAGCATAGATTCAAAATCAATTGTTTTTGAGGGTCTTACTAATGCTTGTAAGAATGCGAAAATTCATATTGAGCATGATTTAATGGCGTCGGCGCGCTCTTTACTCGGAAACGAAAAAGGCATAGCTTGTATTCTTGGAACGGGCTCTAATGCTTGTTTGTATGATGGTAAGGTAATTATAGGTGAAGCGGTTTCGTTTGGTTACATCATGGGTGATGAAGGCTCTGGTAATCATATAGGTAGAATGCTGTTGAAAGCCATTTTCAATGGTAAAGCTCCAAAAGAATTGGTAATGGACTTTAATGATAAATATCCTCATCTTGATCTATCTCGTTTACTGGACCAACTTTATAACCTTCCAAATCCAAATCGTTTTTTAGCAAGCTTTAGCCCTTTTGTTCTTTCAAATCAGGACAAGAAATTTGTCAGGGCTCTGATAGAATCCTCCTTTAATCAGTTTCTTGATGAATTTGTTGTTGATTTAAGTATGGATAAATCTTTACCTGTTAGTTTTCAGGGTTCTATAGCATGGTCTTATAAAGCTATTTTGAAAAAGGTTTTGGGGGATAGAGGATTTAAAATGGGTAATATTATAAAGCAACCAATAGATACTCTTTTAGAATTTCATAAGAACAATAAAATTTAAGATGATTTAATAGGGGAGGCTAAAATAGAATTCAGATCCTTTTCCTTCTTCTGACTTCATCCAAATATCGCCTTTTAGATGTTCTATTAAACCTTTGGAAATACTCAAACCTAATCCAGTCCCACCATAATCGGTATGTGTCATGGTATGTGCTTGACGGAACCTGTCGAATACAAATTCTTGTTCTGCTTTGGGAATACCTATTCCTGAGTCTTTAACATAAAACATAACATGTTTCTTTTGAGGAACATGTTTACAGCCGAACTCAATTACGCCATTTTTAGGAGTGAATTTTAAAGCATTGCTTAAAAAATTAACCATCACTTGATTCAAGCGATAAGTGTCTGATTTAAGCGAGTTCATTTCTTTATCTTCACTATAATTGAATATTAAGTGAATACTTTTCTTTTTAGCTTCTATTTCGAAAGAATCATAAAGGTTTGATAGGAATTTCTTTATGTTTATGGTCTCCGAAATAAACCGTATTTGGTTGGCTTCTATTTTAGAAATATCTATAATATCATTAATCAGGTTTAATAAGTTTTGTCCATTATTTTTAATTCTACTGATAAATCCTGATTTTTCATTCTGATCAATATCGTCTTCTTCCAATAGGCTAGAAAAACCAATAATAGCATTCATGGGTGTTCTTATTTCATGAGACATATTGGCTAAGAATGATGATTTTAGTTGGTCACTTTCTTCAGCTTTTTGTTTTGCATCTATCAGTTGTTTTTCAGCTCTTTTTATGTCAGTGATATCTCTTATGATGACTAAAATATGCTTTTCATGATTATAAGTAATGTATCGCAGTTTGGCGTTAATATTAAAAGGTGAACCATCTTTTCTAATATCCTCAGATTCCGCAATTAGGATTTTGTTAGTTTCTAAGAAATCTTTAACAAAATAGATGTTAATATCACTAGCGATTTTTATTTTATTAGAGTCCCTATGCATCAATTCCTGATAGGTGTATCCATACATATTACAGGTGACTTCATTGACTTCGACAATATCCCCTTGTTCATTTAATATGATCAGGCCATCCAAATTAGAATTGAAAATAGTTCTATATCTTTCTTCGCTTTCTTTGATGAGTTCAATAGATTTCTTTTTTTCTGAAACATCTATCAATAAACCATTTAGATGCGTTATTTCACCTTGGATATTTCGAATGATTTCAGTTTGATCTTCCA encodes:
- a CDS encoding N-acetylglucosamine kinase; this translates as MILIADSGSTKTDWVLWIPKTNEVFKYKTKGLNPYFTKSSEITEEMREHFASDDLIQLKEIFFYGSGCGSIDSKSIVFEGLTNACKNAKIHIEHDLMASARSLLGNEKGIACILGTGSNACLYDGKVIIGEAVSFGYIMGDEGSGNHIGRMLLKAIFNGKAPKELVMDFNDKYPHLDLSRLLDQLYNLPNPNRFLASFSPFVLSNQDKKFVRALIESSFNQFLDEFVVDLSMDKSLPVSFQGSIAWSYKAILKKVLGDRGFKMGNIIKQPIDTLLEFHKNNKI
- a CDS encoding iron ABC transporter permease, which codes for MTLRDNPNNQSVKTFKGKSIRLIIALIVLNLILFFANLVFGSIHIPFSEILETLLFPSAETERISQLIILTSRLPQAITALLTGAALSVAGLLMQTLFRNPLAGPGILGISAGASMGVAILTLLGGAGSLVLISSYLQQFSIVIAAFVGAFLTLGLVLLFARFVKSNVSLLIIGLMIGYAASSFIGFLQFISHEQEVHSFVIWGLGSFSQVSMHQMTLFASLILSGIVASFFFVKPLNLMLLGEHYATNLGVNVKKLRVSLIVIAGLLTAVATAYTGPIAFIGLAVPHLSRMLFKTSEHKILLPGIILTGMAIALSCNLIARLPSLEQAIPINTVTSLFGAPLVIWFLIKNNRINMSTS